The genome window AGTCTAACCTACCGAATGTCAGACAAGTGCGTCTAACCTAAATGTTTCGGACAAGATTGTCCGACGAATGAGAACGAAAACGAATCAACCGAGACCGACTGCACGATAGCGCAACGAGCCAAAGTTCTGGCCGCGATACTGCCGCCAAAGATCATATACAATGCCGTTCTTGTTCATGGCATTCAGAAAGGTCTCTGCTGTGATGCGACCATATTCTTCACCAAGAATCGTTACAATCGCAGCATCAGCATTTTGAAGCGCGGCTTCGATTTGCTCGTAGTATTCAACCGATGCGCCCAACTCAAGTTTTGCATTGGCAATCGCCAGGGGATCCTGCAATCGGATGACATAACCGATTTGAGCGAGCAACCGCGCCAGATTCATCGCCTGCGATTCTTCAACAAGTGGGGTGCGAGGTTTGTAAGCTGCGCCAAGAATTGCGATAGTCGAACCAACCGGCAAATCGCTACGAATCCATTCGACAATGCGTTGCTCTTGCCAACGATTCGTCTCATGGGTGGTTTTCGCAAGATTTGCATTCATGCCAAAGTCGGCAGCGAGACGTACAAATGCGCGGTTATCGCGGGGGAAGCATGGTCCGCCGAATCCTAACCCTCCGCGCAATACTTTACCACCGATTCGCAAATCTTGTCCGATGGCTTTCGTGATGACATCGACGTCCCCGCCGGGAAGCTTTTCGCAGAGCTCAGCGAGCATATTTGCATAGGTGATTTTGGTTGTGACGTAACAATTGAGCGAAATTTTCGCTAACTCAGCATTAATAAGACTCATACGGGAGATCGGTGGGTCGTTAGGACAAAGTACTTTATATATCTCTTCGAGTTTTTGTCCGATCTCCGGTTCCGATTCACCAACCAACACAAAATCGGGATGGGTAAAAATCCGGATTACATCCCCCATCGCAATGAATTCGGGGTTATAAGCGAGCGAGAATCCGATTCCGAGTTTCTTTCCTGAAACTCGTTCCACCAAGGGTACCATTGAATTGTTCAGGGTTCCCGGCATCACCGTGCAACTCACAACAATGCGATGTTTCTTCGATTTCGTTTTCAATTGCTCGGCAATGGCGATTAGCGATGCTTCCAGCTGTTCATTACCATAGGTGCCGTCTGATTGTGTTGGTGTTGCAACTACAATGAAGGTGGTGTCGGAGTTTTGAATGGCGTCGGCATAATCGAGGGTTGCCCGCAACTTTCCACGAGCATTCTTTAGAACGCGATCCAGATCAGTCTCGACGTAAGGGACTTCCCCGTTGTTAATCGACGTAATTAAACTTGGGTTTACGTCGATACCAATCACCGGATACCCGACCTCAGCGAGACAGCCCGCCATACAGAGTCCAAGTTTCCCGAGTCCAACCACTGAAAGCGTTTCTTCTGTGTGGTTCATAAAGCATTCCACTAACTATAGTGTTTACGTTGTAACTCTCTCACGAGAGTCATCCGTGGGGATAAGTAGCAAAGGGAGTGCCAAAGGTAATAGTTAAAGTAGATAGTGAAGTTTACAGGGTATGAAAGAATCGAAAGTTAAGAGTATGGGCAGATTTTGCCGACATTATCAGCCGTTTCTATCCATATCATTTATCGATAGGAAAGAAAATCCACTCACGGTATGAACTTGCAAGGCGGTGTTTGCTTACTTCAATCTTGAATGTATGAGAGCGTTGTTTACGGTTATAGGATGCTCTTGTGTATCGATCCTTTCAAGCGAATTCAAAACAGGAATAAACAAAAACCCCCGGCAGTTCGCCGGGGGTCAAAGTGGTGTTTAAAAAAGAAGAATTACTTCTTGCCCATCTTGCTTGCCGGGGCTTTCTTGGTGCCTGCTGGTGCAGCTTTCTTCGCGCCCTTCTTGTTCATATCGTCAAGCATTTGCTGAGCGTTGGCTGCAGTCGGGGTACCTGCGTACTTGGCTACGATGTCTTCCAACATTTTCTTCTGGACATCCTTCTTCTTTTCCTTGGTCGCTACGTCGAAGTCAGCCTTTGCCTTCATGTCCTTCGCTTGCATTGCAAACGGGGTGTCACCGTATTGGGCAATCACGTCGTCATACTTGCCTTCGTTGAACAATTTTTCGGCGAGCTTGTTCTTCGCTTGCGAGGCAAACGGGGATTCCGGATAGGTGCTCAATACTTCTTCAAATTTGCCTTCGTTAAAGAGGCCTTCGGCCAACTTGTCCTTGGCTTGAGCAGCAATCGGAAGATTCGCATATTGTGCTAAGATTTCCGCGTACTTGCCTTGGTCGAACAATTTCTGTGCTTTTTGCTCTGGGGTCGCGCAGCCAACTAACATGGCAATGGCTACGACCATGATCACAAATAATGCCTTCTTCATGGTATTTCCTTTCTTGATCCGCCGTCCTTCCAAAACGGTAAGGTTACGGTCGGTTCTTCCAACACCCGCGTCAGGGGGTGATTCCGGTCTGTACTCAAT of bacterium contains these proteins:
- a CDS encoding nucleotide sugar dehydrogenase → MNHTEETLSVVGLGKLGLCMAGCLAEVGYPVIGIDVNPSLITSINNGEVPYVETDLDRVLKNARGKLRATLDYADAIQNSDTTFIVVATPTQSDGTYGNEQLEASLIAIAEQLKTKSKKHRIVVSCTVMPGTLNNSMVPLVERVSGKKLGIGFSLAYNPEFIAMGDVIRIFTHPDFVLVGESEPEIGQKLEEIYKVLCPNDPPISRMSLINAELAKISLNCYVTTKITYANMLAELCEKLPGGDVDVITKAIGQDLRIGGKVLRGGLGFGGPCFPRDNRAFVRLAADFGMNANLAKTTHETNRWQEQRIVEWIRSDLPVGSTIAILGAAYKPRTPLVEESQAMNLARLLAQIGYVIRLQDPLAIANAKLELGASVEYYEQIEAALQNADAAIVTILGEEYGRITAETFLNAMNKNGIVYDLWRQYRGQNFGSLRYRAVGLG